The Salarias fasciatus chromosome 11, fSalaFa1.1, whole genome shotgun sequence genomic interval TTGTATGATTTTAATTACACTCTATTAACAAATTCAGTTCTAAAAATGTGTCAATTAAATAATTTACAGTTTCTAccctttgctttctttttcagaaTTGTTCATAATTGACCTTGAATGCGCCGGACTTTCAGATTCTTAAATTTCTCGTGATGcttcctccttcatgtgtgCACAACTGTAAATGAACAAGTtgcttcatccattcatgcatGGATTAAATATAAACTACAATAATGACTGACTTTTCCTAAAAAGAATGTGTtaaattgaaaacaaactgctttACTTCTGTCACCACCGATGCCTTCATGAGGCTTTTACTGaaactcctgcagcagaggttattttcctcctccttcacaaaCAGCACCATGACAGGGAAAtaacagcgtgtgtgtgtgtgtttttttttaacacatacACATAGTGGTTATCAAATCACCAAGTTTATTACTGTCCACACTCATCCCATCTGTTCCCGTTGGCCCCGTCTCTCTACTCACACttccttcttgttcttcttgCTGCAGGGCAGCTTGCTCCTCTTGTTCAGGAAGTAGATgagggccaccagcagcagcagcagcagcacacagaccACCACGGCGATCACCACCCCGCTGGAGCCTCCCTGCTGCTTGTCAGCTACAGGGCCGTaacggagggggggggaacGACACacggagggaggggtggaggaggcggatgGATCGGTGGGACAGCGTGGGGAAATTTGAAGGAGGCGGGGGAGcgaggggggaggtggggggcaCGTAGGGAGGGGGATTGATCACAGtgcaggcgggggggggggggattttagTGGGGATTTTTTTTGATTGGTAAGAACGGGTGGCGGGGAGAGAGGCACCATGAGTGGTGTTTGATTTGCCCGGTGTGagtgaagaaggaggaggaggaggaggaggtaagAGGGGGGAAGGACGGTGATTTGATTTGGGGGTGCCATTTTGTGGGGAATGGGGTGAGGGCGGTgaagggagggggtgggggacgggggggggacGGGAGGGTTCCAGGTAGAAGACATATAGATGGGTTGGAGAGGATAAGGGGCGGGGATTGGAGTGTGAGGTTAGTTTAACTTTTGAATGCGATGGCTGGAATGTGACGGGACCCAGCGGCAGGGCCTGAATCCTGACAGCTACAACCAGACAGCCGGACGAAGCAGAACAACACTGAGCATACTCACCATCCACCCACTCTTGTATCACTACCGTTGGGAGGACTTTATGGTTACTATAACTGGCACGGAGGATTTTAAAACATAAATTTAATCAACAGGTGCTTATATAAAAAGCGAACGCTCCTCAGCATGTAATATTAGCATGTTGTACCTCATTTCATTCATAGTTTGACAATACGACGGACTGTTTCTTGGCTGCGAGCTCCGACTTCCCGCCGTCTCCTCCGGTAGCCCGGTAACCTCACAGTAATGACGAGACTCCGGCGGTCCGCCGCGgcacttctgcttttcttttgtggtAAAATTGATCTCAAAATGAGTTCAGCTGAGCTGAATTAAACAATGAGCGTGTCAAGATGAAGCATGCGGCCGGCGTTACGCTGTGAGGCGTCCTCACTGACAATAACAGGCCTGACTTGACCTCACATTGTATTAAACAAGCATTAAATTCTCTGATATTCCCTGAAAATGACACTACTTTGATTTGAGTCCATCAGTCCAACGAGACTGGCAAATTCAGGATAAAATTTCTGTCTCATCACCAAAAATAATTACTGGGGTTTAATCACATGTTCAcgtatttaattattttattatcgTTAAAATTGATGCAGAACTGGAACTATTTTTCTGtaactttatatatataatagCAATGCcttattttgcattttatttcaaaatattctTTTTACATAGCTGTTTTTGACCTAACAATACTGTAggggaacattttttttcttactttatttttcaaataggGTCTTTTAGAAAAAAGTAAGAAAGTCAAGTTATAGATATAAATGTTCAAATATACAGTAcatcagatttttaaaaaaatttttttttgcttttttcctgaCAATTTTATGACAAAATATGTGAAGAAACAAATAATTATTAAAGGTGCAACATAAAAGATCTTTTTCCGAAAAGCATGAAAAGAATgacagaagagtgaaaaaaaaccaatgaAGTGAGCCTCGCTCGAATTCAGTGTTAtcaaaaaaacagattaaagcAAATATCTGCACTTAAAGATATAACGGTAAATAAAATGAGTCTGAAACTGGTTACTAAAAATTGAGAAATTTCctactcactactgccaccgaAAGGGCAAACGTGGCCTCACACCAATCTTAAATACTGCACCTTTGAATTCTGAAGCTGAGGTCGAGTCCCTAAAAGTCCGTCCTCTCAACAACAGTAATACAAGTACAACAGATACACAAAAACATCAACTTTTGTTGGCACACAAATGCAATTAACTACTTAactgtgtacgtgtgtgtgtgtgtgtgtgtgtgtgtgtgtgtgtgtgtgtgtgtgtgtgtgtgtgtgtgcacagacaacaaaatctacacacacacagtaacttACAGCTGCAGACGAACACCGTACACATGTGAGTAGGGTTAGCGATACAGACCTGACTTTAGCACAGGATTTCCAGAGAGCAGCActttgagagaaagagagtttCTCAGTCCCATAGCAGAGCAAAGCcacaaccacaacacacaccacggAGAGCGTACGCACACAAAAAGGTTAATGGTTCacgcagttcacacacacagaaaaacccgGCGGGTGAAAACGGCGACGGTTAAAAAGTGAGGAACAAGACGGCAGTCGGAAAGCAGAGGTGACCGACAGACACAGTCAAGAAGCAAAGAGAAGAATGGaaggaatagaatagaatagaatccTTTATTGTCCCCGAGGGGCCACAAAAACTTTCAGTAGCATCCACAAAATATAGGACAGACATCATACAAAGGTGacaagagaagaagaataaCAATATACAATATCCACAGTGTTCGGTAGCAAGAGGGCAAATATACAAGATTACAGTACAGCAGAGGAAAGAGTGTGTGTAGAGGTGcatgtgtatgcgtgtgtgtgtgcacgtgtgagtctgtgtgtgtgcgtgtgatggaagggcgggcgggggggggggcaagaggAAATGGATGGAGGGGCAGGTTTCTAAATTACAGGGTCTGTACAACAAAGAGTCCTGAgagaagggaggagaggaggaggaggaggagggagaaggctGTACCTTCAGCTGAGTTGCCAACTGCTGCAAgacaggagaagaaggagagaagagaagggtTGATGTTACGGCGCCGCAACAGAGCAAAGCGGGATTAGAGAGGTCAAGCACTGTTTTTTTGCAAATCCACTTCCGTGTTTGCATGCGACACTTTTGGAACGTTACCGAATCAattcaggaaacagaaaacagtcattAGAGTGTTATTAGCTTGCAGTCATCAGCTTAGTACAGTTATTGACATGAACATAAAGTCTCATTGaggagattttgttttttttctgttgtaccGACTCACTACTGTAGGATGTTTGCTGCAGTTTGACACTCGTGCACGTGTTTTGCTGAACTCCTTGATCTTCATCAAACCGGCACCAAAACATGGCACCAGGATGCTTATTATTCACCAAAACACAGTTTCAAAGATCAGTTGCTTCAAAATTGGGATAATCCCAATCACACGTCTAGATGAGAATTATGAGAAATTAGTACTATAATAATTGCTTAGTATGCATGTTGGGTGATAAGAATAAATTGCAGCATCTCTCTTGAGAGTAATTTCAAACAAAATAGCTCAATTACTGCTTTATGAAATAAACGAGGACCAGAAATATAAAATCACTTAATACAGGGGTTCCATTCAAAATATTACACTATCATTAAGTTAATTGTCAGTTACAGTTTGAagctttttaaacattttaattggtATAATTAAGGCCTGTGGCTAGGAAATGACTACAAACAtctgttttaattaaatataatggaTTTCCATGACATCTGAGCTGAAGAAAAATTCAtggaaaaaaggcttttaatGTCATGTTATGTGCAACATCATAAAAATATTTAGGAGAAGCTATGATTGAATACACTGTCCATTGAATTCCTCTTTCCTAAGATGCACTTGTGTGATAAAACCTCCCATCTTGTGTTAAACCGGCTGAAAGTGAAGATACAGTGGTTGTTTCGTTGTACTGACTTCGTTTGAGAGATACCGGGACGTTCCCCATAGCGGCTCCGTACTCATTGGCGACCTCGCAGACCACGCCCTCCTTCATGATCTCTGCTGTGGCCTGGAGAGTCAGGGTGCTCACCGCCTTGTTCCCTTCCACTGTAACCGCCTGGGGTGAGGGAAACACGGGAGAAAGAGAACGAGTGAGACGGTGAAGCTTTCGCATGCTCTTTCCTCATGTCTGTCGTTCAATTCAAACTCAAAGCAGATATTTCTTGTCATTTATGTTTAGTAGCATCCTGTTACTGTTACACTGGACACAGCTGTGACTATTTCTCATTggtttgtaaaaagaaaaaaaaaaaaaaggctggtgattcaaatttaaatatttctCATCTTTGATCTTCCTTAAATCGCTATTTGCTTCTGACATTATCCAGTTATTCCAAAATATCATTAAAGTTGTAGCTCGCCTTATTGCTTTATACAATATTTTAATAATGAAACCGTATTCCGTCTGTAAACTTCTTTAAAGCGGTTCCATGAGGGATCTcgcactttcttctttttttataactttttgaAGTTTAGCATAAAAGTCTACTGAGAAGACGTTAATATGGCATGAAAAAATCACGCTTCAAACTTCTCATGCTGCCTCGAATAAGAAAAGCAAACAGCGGAAGCCACAGCCTGTTTTCAAATCATCTTACGTTCCCTTCCaggaaaaaacaacagcttcagTTTACCGAGTGGTGCCAGTTCATTCCTAAAAACCAGTGACGCAAAAACTGACGCGTGTTTGTCTCAGCTTGTCTtggtcgtgtttttttttttttttttttttttaaatagagaCCTCTTTTCCTGGGGGCTTCCAGTTGAACTGAGGGATGGGAACGCCGTAGGCTGTGCACTTCACAGTCACCGTCTCTCCTTCCTGCCCCACCTCGGCGATAGCCGGAGTCTCGATCACTGGTTTTCCTGAACGGGAGTGGAGAAAGCGTTGCATAAACAAAGTGAACAATGCAGCTAAAACTCaagcgcgtgcacacacacacacacacagttccatGTCATATTGTTGCTAATCaaccagagaggaaaaacagcaaacagctcTTAGCTTCTTCCACACCAAATACACAACCTTCTTCCTCTAACTCAAACAATGCTGTGCCCACCCACACGCTGAccattgcgtgtgtgtgtgtttgtgtgtgtacagtgtcgGTATTGCAGGATGTGTAATTTACCAAGAACTGTGCTTGGAGGACAGTGTGAAGTCTAATCTGTTTCCCAGCTTTATGGCATGAGGCCACACACAGCTCACTGCGACTGTTGAGGGATAAAGCTCTTTAAAGTAGCAGGAGAAACACATGACTGTGAATTTCTGACTGTCTGGGTGCAACTGACGATGGAGCCAGTCGACGTTTCTGACGATGACAgaattgccaaaaaaaaatttaataaaaagtaATTCAGGTCTAATAGTGAATATGCTGAGTTCTTAAAACACATATTTCAGAACTGGCTGTAATGCAAATGCAAAGCGCCGACGCCCTGGACAGTTAAtctgaaatgtatgttttagTACTGTTGGAACAACAGGAATGGGAGGAATGGGGTTGTTTTATTCACTGCAGCCTCCAGTACCTGTTCAAAATATTTAGTACTGTGAAAATTCAGGAAGTCCAACATTCAGCTAAAAATTACTTCTAATAACTaccttttgtttctctgttgATGGGAGAGAGAGGGCAGCTCTGCCTCGCTTAGATTTTCAACTACATTTAACATAAAACAACAGGTAAAAAAATTTTGTCCCCTATGCAGACTaaaacttttaaaaggaaaGCAAATTTTCAAACCTTCCCCCAACAGATAGCACCCTGGTGACTGTGCTTTATGTTAtgatgtgtaaaaacaaaaaaaaaaacaaccaagatAAAAACAAGCCGGGGGGAATTTCTTACTGTAGTCCAAATATTGCACCATTAACTTTCCTGCGGTCAGCTGAGCTcgcctgtgtgtgagtgcagtCCGTTACCTTTGACAGTGAGGTTGACACTCGACTGAGCCGTCAGTCCTGGCACCGTTGGAACGGCTCCAACACACATGTACTCTCCGGCGTCTTTGTAGGAAGCTTGAAGTATTGACAGAGTGCCGTCCTGAGAGAGAACCTCGGATCCCTggaggaacacaaacacacagaagtgAAAACCAATCGGACTCACACCGGCATCCCTCCGCTGTACTTCTTTTTCGCTCTCTGTGTGAAAGTGAGAGCCGCACGGCACCGCGAGCGTCTCGTTCTGAGGCACGGCTCTGCGCTGGGAAAGCAAAGGAAGAAACTTCACAGCCTCCGTTTGAAAGCGCAGCGATAACAGATCAAAGTTAGTCCGCCATGATGAACCTGACGTCTGAGATTCTTCGCAGCCTCTTCTCAGAGGGATCAGTCTGTCTAAGAACAAACACTCCGCTCAGAAAACCAACAGCTGGTGAGTTTTCTATCACACCCAGGAGACACAACAATAGATACACAGGCTACAACAACAGGTTCGACACTGAACCAAACAAGTGGAGAAACAGAGATGAATACCAATCGCACAGGCTCGCACTGTCAGGATGATGCGTGTGTTTACAGTATCAAGCTGCGGAGATATCACCAGATATGGtgaggatgaaaaaaaatgtgcattgtCACAGAAAACGAGAGCAAGAGCTCAGTAAAAAGAAGACAACTGAAAACCAGCTAAAGAGCTAATAACTTCAGCCATTCACCGTAAAAATGATGCAAATTGCAGATTAAAGTAACCTTTTACCACTTACAGGACTTGGCATGAGTAAATCAGCCTTTGAACATTTATGATAACAaattgttaaaacaaaaaaacagcagaaagaagagaaatacAGATATGCACTCCAAAGATTTATGCTGTGGGCTGATCCAATCAAGACTGGAAACAGTCAGGGACACAAAGTTTAAGTTTTTTACAATCACATaccataaaaaaaatgtagcccAGATTTAGCTAAAGTCATAAGAGAGATAATGAAGACATGTGCTGTGAACATAAATCCTGTCATGTGTGATAAAAACAGCTACAAATTGCTGGAAAAAGGGCTGAACCGCAAACACAAAATGCCCGCCTGCGAAGCTCAAGAAGGATTCATGACTGGTTAATATGTAACTCTAATAACTTTGCTTTTTAAAAGCTGTTATCTGAATTTACatagaaaaaaaccctcctctCACAGATGAGGTGCACTTTCATGACCTTGTGGCGATTCCAGGCTCTGGATTATGCATCAGACCGAgttaaaacacaaactgtttaagaaaaatacacaacagAATAGTTTGgagtattttcagaaaaaaaaaaaaaaaacaacagtgagaggagaggagggaataaagagtgaaaaaaaaatgacagcgcACACCTTTTTCCACTGGACAGTGTGTTGAGCAGAGGCCTTGGTCTTGCACTGCCACTCCACTTTGTCTCCAAACTTGACAACTTGAGACTCGGCAGGAGTCACGCTCACCGGGTCGATGtctgacagagagaaacacacagctcagcCCGAAGGAAGCAGACACCTGCAAACACGCTGCCTTCTATACATTATGAGGAGATGAAGAAGTGCCACTTCAAATCAAAAGGGCCCTCATCACTGAAACAACCATGTAATAGAGTTCTGAAAATAGCAACGCTAAGCagaattttcttcttttttttttatactgagAACAAAGCTAATACACTCACTCTGAAGTTAAGCCCATTTTGAAGCCCAAGTTAAGCCTATTCCATGCTTTTTTCTAAGCTATCACCACTTAATGTGTGTGATAAGATCAAATTAAACAGCGTGCTCAGGATAACATTAAAGTAACAGATGAACTGTGAAGAATTGAATTTGATATTGCCCGGCTAAAGGGATTCCATTAAGGCTCATTCCTTTCTAACCTTTTTAATGCTAAGATTTACTGATGAAAAGGAGGTTCACTGCAGTGCACAAACAGGAGGGGAGacgtgttttctgtgtgtttaatTAATTGTGAGCATGTAACTGCGGTCCACTCACAGTTGACGGTAAGATCTACCGTTCCGCTCAGTTCGGCATCCAGGTTATCGAAATCAGTCGCTTGGCACTTGTATGAACCGGCGTCTGTGCGCTTGACAGATTTCAGTGTCAGAACACCGCCCTGGCCTTGGAGGCTTTTACCCTGAATGTGGAGGGACAGGAATTATGAGTAAGGGTAAAGAtttaccaaaaaacaaaacaaagttagGGTTTTACTCTCTTGGACAAAACGTACATCTTTAGTGAAGTCAAACTCTGGCTGGGGGTTTCCGTCAGTCTCACATTTCATCGTGACGGCATCCCCCTCTTTGATCGGCTCAGCGTTGAGCAGTTTAAAGGTCGCCGTCTCGGAGGGATCTAGACGAACAAGAACAGACATGGAACAGGTGAAAATTCCTTCAACGGTGACGTTTGCACTGTAATACTTTGCACCATTAATCACGTATGAGCAATACATTCCTCATAACATAGTTTACGACCCCCTCCTCATTCGCTTCTGTGGAAAATCTCAAATTCCACTCTGGTCGAGGCTTAACTCGAGTGGTGAGCAAGAGGAGAGGTATGCAATGACAGTGATACTCTCAGGATGGGAAACATTCAACAATGAGGGTTGGTTTTCAGATTGTTTTGGATGTTAAATTCAATTCTTCATTAGATTTACAGTTAAATAATCAATTTTTGAGAGGCTGCAATTTAACTGTTCATTTATTGTCGAGAACTGAGTTCGATTGCGTTACTGTATATTGAGAGGTTCTTCCCCACTGTAACGCTTTGGCCAAAATGTGAGAACCACCTCTGAAAATGACACCGTCTCAGCTCTATGAATGAAATTGTGGAATCAAATTTCTGCCAAGCTCAGCTGtgcttttatatttaattttttttaatcagtaatTACCAACTGTGTGTGCTAATAGAAACCCTTTCATACGTCCAGTTCCTGTCAGAACTCCTGTGCCTTTATTCACTCCTGCTGTTTGTATAAAAGGTACAAAAAGTAACCGTGCTCCTCAGGAAGCTTTCCCTTATTCATGATCTTTCTCTCCTCATTTTCCTGCCTGGCTTTAATCACTGACACTTTCCGGGAGCTGACAGGGGACGTCAGAGTCAAGCGGTCTGGTTTTCTCCGTTTTAGATTTGAAAAATGAGCTCATGACAAAACTGAC includes:
- the bcam gene encoding basal cell adhesion molecule isoform X1, which encodes MAGITFARASLLCTLLLWAFQVCSGAVTVKVAPKVEVLKGDTAQLPCTHTVSPPSTNTIVEWFFEEQGTRKRVAFRSQSGELKSDDDTPLAGRVTIGEDFTLTISSVKPSDELAFYCQVTAGPNGVEDAQTWLKVFFAPEKPELIKTSVQAISVGQSTSSEIGTCVTMNGHPQPRIIWFKDDQPLPEVKDKREKTYMVPSVVKEASGLFTIKSTLYAQPTKADKDSVFQCTVEYSMPGDQIKQKKSDTITINLYYPSETATFKLLNAEPIKEGDAVTMKCETDGNPQPEFDFTKDGKSLQGQGGVLTLKSVKRTDAGSYKCQATDFDNLDAELSGTVDLTVNYIDPVSVTPAESQVVKFGDKVEWQCKTKASAQHTVQWKKGSEVLSQDGTLSILQASYKDAGEYMCVGAVPTVPGLTAQSSVNLTVKGKPVIETPAIAEVGQEGETVTVKCTAYGVPIPQFNWKPPGKEAVTVEGNKAVSTLTLQATAEIMKEGVVCEVANEYGAAMGNVPVSLKRTVGNSAEVLLSGNPVLKSADKQQGGSSGVVIAVVVCVLLLLLLVALIYFLNKRSKLPCSKKNKKEVAGGEVNNDIVVEMKTDKANEEAGLLNRKPPTEQ
- the bcam gene encoding basal cell adhesion molecule isoform X2; translated protein: MAGITFARASLLCTLLLWAFQVCSGAVTVKVAPKVEVLKGDTAQLPCTHTVSPPSTNTIVEWFFEEQGTRKRVAFRSQSGELKSDDDTPLAGRVTIGEDFTLTISSVKPSDELAFYCQVTAGPNGVEDAQTWLKVFFAPEKPELIKTSVQAISVGQSTSSEIGTCVTMNGHPQPRIIWFKDDQPLPEVKDKREKTYMVPSVVKEASGLFTIKSTLYAQPTKADKDSVFQCTVEYSMPGDQIKQKKSDTITINLYYPSETATFKLLNAEPIKEGDAVTMKCETDGNPQPEFDFTKDGKSLQGQGGVLTLKSVKRTDAGSYKCQATDFDNLDAELSGTVDLTVNYIDPVSVTPAESQVVKFGDKVEWQCKTKASAQHTVQWKKGSEVLSQDGTLSILQASYKDAGEYMCVGAVPTVPGLTAQSSVNLTVKGKPVIETPAIAEVGQEGETVTVKCTAYGVPIPQFNWKPPGKEAVTVEGNKAVSTLTLQATAEIMKEGVVCEVANEYGAAMGNVPVSLKRTVGNSAEADKQQGGSSGVVIAVVVCVLLLLLLVALIYFLNKRSKLPCSKKNKKEVAGGEVNNDIVVEMKTDKANEEAGLLNRKPPTEQ
- the bcam gene encoding basal cell adhesion molecule isoform X3, whose product is MAGITFARASLLCTLLLWAFQVCSGAVTVKVAPKVEVLKGDTAQLPCTHTVSPPSTNTIVEWFFEEQGTRKRVAFRSQSGELKSDDDTPLAGRVTIGEDFTLTISSVKPSDELAFYCQVTAGPNGVEDAQTWLKVFFAPEKPELIKTSVQAISVGQSTSSEIGTCVTMNGHPQPRIIWFKDDQPLPEVKDKREKTYMVPSVVKEASGLFTIKSTLYAQPTKADKDSVFQCTVEYSMPGDQIKQKKSDTITINLYYPSETATFKLLNAEPIKEGDAVTMKCETDGNPQPEFDFTKDGKSLQGQGGVLTLKSVKRTDAGSYKCQATDFDNLDAELSGTVDLTVNYIDPVSVTPAESQVVKFGDKVEWQCKTKASAQHTVQWKKGSEVLSQDGTLSILQASYKDAGEYMCVGAVPTVPGLTAQSSVNLTVKGKPVIETPAIAEVGQEGETVTVKCTAYGVPIPQFNWKPPGKEAVTVEGNKAVSTLTLQATAEIMKEGVVCEVANEYGAAMGNVPVSLKRTDKQQGGSSGVVIAVVVCVLLLLLLVALIYFLNKRSKLPCSKKNKKEVAGGEVNNDIVVEMKTDKANEEAGLLNRKPPTEQ